GCAGAGCTGAGCCAGTATATAATCTCTGGCAGGCGGTGCGTCTGGCATGTGCCCAGGGAACAGAGGCGCCTGCGGTTCTGGGCGACCTGATGCAGGGGCCGTCTGGGGAAGGAGCATGGGAGAAGACCGGGTTCAAACGGAATCCTCTCGAGAAAGGGGTCTCGGTGGGGTCGGGGCACCCAGAGCTCCGCCACCGGGCAGGCGCGTGTACAGATGACCATTCCACCGACGCGGAAAACCGTGGCCTGAAGAGGGCGCACGCTCCTCGCGGTCTCCTTCCCGCCCGGTCCCCGCCGCCACCCGCTTCTCACCTGCCCGCAGAGTCCGGGTCCCCCAGGATGGAGGAGGCGAGAAGCAACAGGAGGACGTGGGAAGTCATCGTGGGGTGGGGCCGGGAGTGGTCCTCGAAACCCCTGGGCGAAGCGGCCCGTCTGGAgtgcggccccgccccctcccgacTCCCGCTTCGGTGCCAGTCCCCACTcccccgggggggcggggggggggggaaccgaGGCCGAGTCCAGGCCACACCACGccagaagggaagacagaaccTGGATCCCCACGTCCTGTTCCTTGGCGTCGGAGCCCCACACGGGTGTGCTGGTCACGCAGCGGCGCTCTGACCTTttaaggagggaagaggggcggGGCAGCTGACACCTGCTAGTGGTGACACAGCTTAGGGCTTCcaggaaaggggtgggggcagggaggcgcTGGGCTTCTGGGACTTCAACCTCAACCCATCAGGGACCCTGCCTTCGAATGGCCAGGCTCCTTCGTGGGCAGGACAATGCGGGGCATGTTGCAGAGCCACCCCAGGGTGTGGACAAAGGGAGTCTGGGCCCCGGAATAGCCTGCAGACACCATCCTGGAAGGGGAAGAGGTGTAGACAGGTGCGAAGACCCACAGGGCCTAGGGCTTCAGCTGTACTGAAgcaggtgtcagcagggccatgaaAAGGAAAATTCTGGTGGCTTAGGTGGTCCAGGTCCTGGGACAGCATCCTGGGGGACGAAGGGCTCTGTACACAAGGCCGTGGGAAGGGTCGGGTGTGGATACCATGCCTGCAGCAGAGGCTGAACAGAGGGGCCCTGGGGAGCTGAGGTTGGGATAGcctctggggaggcagggaggccctgTGGCCCTAGGAGGGGACCCTTCCCTTGTCCCCCAACTCTAAGTTCCAAGCAAggctggggagagaagcagacaccccctccccacaagtTCTATCCCCTAACAACCCCCccatgactcagtttccccagcgGCAGCAGCAGGCAGGGCAGCAGTCACTGCCAGTCAGCCCTGGCCTGGCCTTGGAGGGTCCCAGACAGGAAAAAACAGCCAGAGGAACAATGTGTGTgctgggggggtggcggggggaagATGGCTTTCTGGGAAACCTAAGGGCCCAGCTGTGCTGGGAACCCACACCcaaccctcccccagcccagcaggGCAGTGGAGCGGGAGCCCTGCCCAATGGGGACAAGTGGGAATGGGGCCTCAGGGGGCATGagtgagggggttgggggaggacaCAGGCCCGGAGAGGCGGACGGGGGAAGTGACCCCGGTGGAGGGTGTGGACGGTAGAGACCCCACTCCGCCCCCCAGGAAGCCGAGCCGTCCCAGCTGAGGATTTATTGGCGTAAATGCAACCATATAAAAACATAAGTTATGAAAAACACAGTCACGATGTGcccccccctcccagcccaggcccctAAAACCCCCttctgagggagggaaggagaggaagggggagcccCCAAACTGCCTAAGGATGCCGCAGCCCCTGGGCCCGTGCAGGGCCGGCCCGGCCGGGGTGGGAGAAGCCGGGCGCCGCCTCAGCGCATCCGGTAGTCAGTGGAGCAGGACAGCTCGCACAGCTGGCCCTTGAAGTCCAGGTCGATGGTGAAGTCCAGGTCGCgctgtggggagagggcagacgTGAGGGGCGCGTGCCACGGGGCGGGCAGAGACCCGAACCGTCGGGAGTCGGGAGGCAGCAGCGGGGCGCGCGCTCCCAGGAGACCCGGTGGGGTCTTGTTCCGGTCCAAGGCCAGGCTGGAGACTCCCCGGGGCCGGTCCCACCCTCAAGCCCACCTGGAGCCCGGCCCAACCGGGCTGCTCTGACTCCCACATCCCGAGACCTTTCCCTATCCCAAGCCATTGGCGTCATTGCTTTTGAAGAAAGCAAACCCCTCTCCAGCCAAACTCAGGGGTCCCAACCCCGCCTTCCGCACTTCCTCTGCTCCCAAGCTTCCGGGAAGCCAACACTTccatgctccccaccccccaggactCCCCGGAAAGGCTCGGGGCAAAGTCACCTATAACCATGATGGCGCCTGCCCTCAGTCCTCGCTGCACCTCATCCCAGGTGCCTGGGCTCCTCTCCTGTCTCTGGGCATCTCCCTGTCTCTTTAGCTCACCGggtgtcactgtgtgtgtgtgtgtgtgtgtgtctctctctctctctctctctctctctctctctcaagctcgGTACCACAGACATTTGGGGCCAGAGTGGAGGATGTTCCGGTGTCCTGGTCACCGCGGGATGCGCAGCGGCATCCCTGCCACTCCCGGGAGCCACCAGTAGCAAGCATCCCTTCTCCAGTTTTGAGAGCCCCAAATGTCTCCAGACAGAGACAAATGCCCTCTGGGGGGCAGCAAAGCTGCCTCTGCTGGAAGACCTCCAGCTTCCCTTGGAAAGCTGGCGTGACCTCGGGGCCTCCTCCGTCTGTGCTCCCCGATCGGGATCCAGCCCGGGCGCACAGACCCACGCGTTTAGCCCAGGCCCCCGCCCTggactccaggctccagagccttCGACCTCCCATGTACTCGGGGTTTCTCTGGGGGTCTCAGACTCAACTTAGCTGAGAGGGCTGGGCTGCCGGGGCCCCGGAACAGGCGGAGGTGCCCCTCCTGGGCCCACCCCCGAACCCCCGCAGCGCCTCACATTATTCTTGGCATTGGGCCGCATGCCAATGGTGCCAAAGATCTCCTCGCCCGTCTTCACGGTCAGGTAGTCCTCCATGTAGAACACGGTCTGCTTCCAGTGCGTGTACGGGGACTCGGGGCCTGGGGGGTGCGGTCGGGTCAGCCaggaccccccgccccccccatccccggGCCTTGGCCGGGCCCTTCCCTCTGGCCGGCCCCTTGATGACCTTTACTGAGCGGTGACAGGGGTCACCATCCCCGAATCCCTTCACTCCCATCAAGTCCTGGAGAGGGACCTCGTCTACtttcacaggtggggaaactgaggcaggacaGGCTCAGGTGAGCTGGCAGAGCCGCGGTCACAGCTCGGGCTCCCTCTGCCGGCTGCTGTGGCAcagcccccaccccggccccgcccctcgctCACTGGTGGAGAAGCCTGTCCTCTTGTGGCAGCGAGTGAACTCGATGTTGAAGTAGGCCACCAGCGCGTGCACGTAGTCATTCCGCTTCACTTGCAGGCAGAAGGGGGAGGTGAAGGTCAGGTCTTCCACCTTGACAGTGTAGATGTCCACCTCCTGCGGGACAGGCTCCGTGAGCCCCACTCCCCGGCACCCCGCCCAGCGTTCGTTCGGCCGAAGACCCGGGGGTGCCACGCGGCAGTCCccagtcccctccccccacccaccggAAGCCCAAACTGGACAGTCCTACTTCCTAGAGCAACTGCCCGTGCTTGGAGTGTCACCCGTTACCCCTTCACCGGCGTCCCCCCGCCACGCTCGTGATGGCAGCAGTGTGATGTGAAAACGCTGGCAATGAGATCACGTCAACCCCCGGCTCAAAACCCTAGGACGGTTCCCCGGCACTCTGTCTGGCAGGGTGCCAGGTCGCCCATCCAGCTCCTGTCTCCACTCGCTCCagacttcctcttcctccacctggCTCTCGGCCCACCTCTCGTGGCCAAGCACAATTCTAGAATTCACCCCTCTGTCCGAACCACGAGCGGGCTTAGCTCACAGAGCTTTTTGATGGTCAAGgtggcttctctgggcctccggCGCCACCTCTGGCTGACAGGTCGACTCCAAGACAAACACCTGGACCTGAGGTCTTGCTCAGGCCCAAGTGGCGGCCCTTCCTGGTCTCCAACCCCGGGGACAACCTGGCCACACACTCTCCCCCCCTCACCTTTATGAGGCAGGCGTTGGTGACCAACTGCTTGGGGTCCACCACGTCCACCAGGGGCTCCTTGATGGCCACGTCTTTGATGCAAGACATGTCAAAGCCATATACGTTCTCCCACCCTGGGGAGGCAAGCAGGGAGGAGGGTGAGCCCGGCGGGGGGCGCTCAGGGCACGCCAGTCCCGCCCCACGGGCGTCCGAGGGACCCAAACTCACAGTGGATCTTGTAGTCTTTGTACTGCCGGTCTTCGATGGCCGTCACATACAGCGTGGCCCGGTCTGGGAAGATGAGGCCATCGGGTGCCTGccgagggggagagggagggtgtgAAGGATGGGGGGAGACTTGGGACACCGGCCCCAAAACTGGACAACTTGCGTCTCTCTATCCATCCACACGCTCTATCTCCGCCCTGCCCACCTGGACTCCTACAAGCGGCCTCTTCACTGGTTCCTGGCTTCTGTCCTCACGCCCTCATCTAGGAGCACCTGAGTCAGACCTGTCCTTCATAGGTTCTGAAGGGTCTGCAGGACCCTCCCTGGCTCCTCTGAGAGGAGAAACCAAAGTCTCATGCGAGTGCTCAGGCCCCCTGCACGTTCTGTTTCTTCAGTCCGCTCCCTGTCCCTCAACACACAGTAAAAACTCTCCTGCCCCGGGACCTCTGCACTAACTATTTCCTGGGCCCGGGTGCTCTTCCCCCAGGATGTCATGCAGCCTTCCCCTTGACCAGGTCTCAGTCACCTCCCCCTGGGGGGCCTGCTCTGATCTGAGCACCCGGAAGCATGGCCCTCCAGCCTCTCCTATCCTTCTGCCCCGCCGTGTTCTTCTTCCCAGCACCAACCACCTCCTGACACTCGTCAATGTCTAGCTCCTGGTGCCTGTAACATCCCGTTTTGGCTCCGGGCCCCCCGACATCGGAGCGGTCAATCCCCTGTACGACGTCCCCTGTGTGGGAAACATCTGCCATGGCTTTTGTCTTCTGCCCAGACCCCGACTGACAGGTATTCAACACGTGGCCGAGGGAGCCTGGCCCCGGCGCGCAGCCCCCACCCCGCCGGGGGCCTCACCAGCCACTTGTCTCGGGCATAGAGAACGGTGTTGAGCATTGACTCGTAGAAAAGGCAGTAGCCCATCCACTCGCTGATAATGATGTCAACCTTCTCCACCGGAagctccacctcctccaccttcCCCTTGATGATGGTCACCActgcaggggcagacagaggcacCCAGCCCTGAGGAGACCCGTCTGCTTATctctggcgggggcgggggcagggcccAGGGACCCCACTGAGCAGCCCGTTTTATCCAGGAAAGGCTGGGGGCCGCATTCGGGCATCTTCAAAGAACTCGACCAGCTGAAGCCACGCTCTGTGGACTCAgggttttttatttcttgttttttaagtaatccctatgcccaacgtgaggcttgaacccacaaccctgagatgggAGAGTTgcagagttgcacgctccactgactgagccagccgggcgcccctctGTTAACTCCGTTTTAAAATTCATCCATCACTCTGGATATTTTTAAGGCAGAAGCAGAAATTTTGTATGGATTAGGCATTAGGCGGTATTAAGACTTTGCCGTTAACAATATGGTCATGTTTTTTGAATGGCTTCATCTATtagagacacacacagcaggaTTCACAGGAGAAATGATATAATGGTTGAAATTTGCTTCAAACGGAGACATTTAAAGCTGACTGATAGGTACCTGGGGGCTCATTATATTAGTCTCTCTCTTAATTTATATATActagtctcttaaaaaaaaaaatcacttcaggggcacctgggtggcttagtcagttaaacatctgactcttgatttcagctcacgtcacgatctcctgctttgtaagatcaagccctgtgtcagactccgtGCCGACAGTACAGAGccggattgggattctctctccctctccccggctCGGGCACGCAccctctttcaaaacaaattaacttaaaaagataacAATCACTTCAGTTTCTAGAATGCTAGGAGCCTCCACAGCCCGAAAACCCACCGTCTTCTCATATCCTCTGCCCCTCGAACCTTGCAGGTGGGAACTTAAAAGCCATTGGGTGGGGTGCCAGAGTGTTTCagctaagcacctgactttggctcaggtgatgacctcacagtttgtgggttcaagccccacgctgggctctgtgctgacagctcggagcctggagcctgttttggattctgtatctccctctccccctccccctctcaaaaataaataaacattaaaaagaaaaaaaaaaaaaaaaaaaggcaacgcAGCAACATCTACACAACTTGTATTTTTGACCCGAGCATCTACTTTTATAAAACTGACCTCACAGACATGCTAGTTTATATGTGAGATGACGTTATGTGCGAAGGGACGAACATCTCAGAAGCTGCTTACGTGTCCGCCCCCAGAGCCTGAATAAGAAAGCTGAGGTgggagcgcctgtgtggctcagccggttaagtgtccgacttcggctcaggtcatgatctcacagtccatgggttcgagccccacatcgggctctgtgctgacagctcggagcctggagcctgcttccgattctgtgtctccctctctttctgtccctcccctgcttgtgctctgtctctttccatctctcacaaatgagtaaacgttaaaaaaaaaattaaaaaaaacaaaaaagaaagcagaggtgtGTGCATCCAATGGGGATTGTCGAACCCCACTGCCAAGGGCCCCGGGGAAGTGGGAAATCACTCACTCCATCCCCACAAACCCATTCTCTTCCTGGGCTCACCGTGGTCTAACTTGTTGGCTTTGACGATCTTCACCGCATAATCAGAGATACTGGAACACTCGATCTGGGGGCCCAGAAAGAAGGGAGGGTGAGACTCCCCCACTCCGACCCTCAGCCCCCCGTTCCCCTCCATCCAATCCCTGAGCCCTAAGGGGCCCCTCCCCgtccccaggcccaggcccacccGCCTGCCCAGGACACTCACCCCGATGACCTTGCGGGCTCCGGCCTTGGCAGCGAACATACAGAGGATCCCTGTGCCCGAGCCCACGTCCAGCACCACCTTGTCCTTGAAGAGGTGCCGGTTGTGAAACATGGAGTTTCGGTACGTGAGGGTGCGTACCTCATCTTTCAGCATCTCCTGGGGGGCACGAGACACAAACACGCCATGAGGGTGCCCGCGGCCCCAGCTGGCAAACGGGGCAGCCTGGCCCCTGACACACTGGTGGTCTGGAGAGCTAGAGCTCAGCCCTCCCACTTCTTAGTCCCCTTGGAAGAAGTCATTTCTCTTCCACATGCCTCCGTTTCCCTATTTGTAAAATCAGATTGGATGGACTAAACTCCCTCGCACCTTGGCCCGATTCTATGGTTGCCTCCTAAGCCCTAGTGATCTCTGGCTTTTACCCACTCAGTGCTACCGAactcttcacttaaaaaaaaaaaaaaaaaaacagcatagtTTGTTATGTAGATTTtactacagttaaaaaaaaaaaaaaaaaagagtcctttgaaaaaaaaaaaaaagaaaaagcagaggtcCTCAGAATCGCATCCCAGGCGCTTTCTGGGATACCAGCTTCCAGAAGGTGCAAAAGGGTCCTGAAGCCCCGTGCATCCGGGCGGGAGAGGCTGGGGGACAGTCCCACCACCGGACACTAGAGGGCGGCAGACACCAGCTGACCCTGACCTCTGGCTGCAGTCgcaggcagggaggcaggcaggcgcCCCAACCCCAGCCTCCCAAGAGCTAAGGGCTGAGCTCCGTCTCCAAGGCAACGGCTGGGAGAGGCGACCCCGGGGTGTGTGCCTCCTACCCAGAGGGGCGGCCAGGCCCGCTGCCAGGAGAGGCAGTGCGCATGCGTGGGACATTAAGTTCCAGCCCTCCGGAAGATGCACATTAACCCCCTCAAGATGCGGCAGCTTTTGGAGCTGCTCACACTCACCTCGTGAATGCCGAAGTGAGCATAGGAATCAAAGTAGTAATCTTTGGACGTCATGTCCTCAGCGTTGGGCTTCTCGCTGCTTTCTGCTTGGCCACAGGAGACCTGGGAGGGGTGGACGGGAGCATGGGTCAAATCTGGGGGCTCTCCAAGCCCTCTCAAACATTCAGGTCCCTACTTCTCCCTCCCGAATCGTACCATGGCAACCCTAAGCCCCCGCCTGCCGTCTTGCCTCCCCCAGAACCCCCAAAACCTAACAACCCCACTTTCCTCTTCCAGGACCCCCCCAGAGCACCATCCAGGGGAACACCCCAATACCTCAGCCACGCCTACCATCTCTCCAGTTTCTCTGCCCCCGTCTCTAGCTCAGCccacagctggggaggggaggggaaggcagaactGAGGCAGACACGGGAAGGGCAAAGgggggctggaaatggagttaagGAAGTAGCCACAGTATTTGGGGAGGCCA
The Panthera uncia isolate 11264 chromosome E2 unlocalized genomic scaffold, Puncia_PCG_1.0 HiC_scaffold_19, whole genome shotgun sequence genome window above contains:
- the ADM5 gene encoding LOW QUALITY PROTEIN: putative adrenomedullin-5-like protein (The sequence of the model RefSeq protein was modified relative to this genomic sequence to represent the inferred CDS: deleted 2 bases in 1 codon; substituted 1 base at 1 genomic stop codon), producing the protein MTSHVLLLLLASSILGDPDSAGRRPLHQVAQNRRRLCSLGTCQTHRLPEIIYWLSCLHQRALREGRPRAPGPPQLRAPPXARRQSPAPSL
- the PRMT1 gene encoding protein arginine N-methyltransferase 1 isoform X1, which translates into the protein MAAAEAANCIMENFVATLANGMSLQPPLEEVSCGQAESSEKPNAEDMTSKDYYFDSYAHFGIHEEMLKDEVRTLTYRNSMFHNRHLFKDKVVLDVGSGTGILCMFAAKAGARKVIGIECSSISDYAVKIVKANKLDHVVTIIKGKVEEVELPVEKVDIIISEWMGYCLFYESMLNTVLYARDKWLAPDGLIFPDRATLYVTAIEDRQYKDYKIHWWENVYGFDMSCIKDVAIKEPLVDVVDPKQLVTNACLIKEVDIYTVKVEDLTFTSPFCLQVKRNDYVHALVAYFNIEFTRCHKRTGFSTSPESPYTHWKQTVFYMEDYLTVKTGEEIFGTIGMRPNAKNNRDLDFTIDLDFKGQLCELSCSTDYRMR
- the PRMT1 gene encoding protein arginine N-methyltransferase 1 isoform X4, encoding MVGVAEVSCGQAESSEKPNAEDMTSKDYYFDSYAHFGIHEEMLKDEVRTLTYRNSMFHNRHLFKDKVVLDVGSGTGILCMFAAKAGARKVIGIECSSISDYAVKIVKANKLDHVVTIIKGKVEEVELPVEKVDIIISEWMGYCLFYESMLNTVLYARDKWLAPDGLIFPDRATLYVTAIEDRQYKDYKIHWWENVYGFDMSCIKDVAIKEPLVDVVDPKQLVTNACLIKEVDIYTVKVEDLTFTSPFCLQVKRNDYVHALVAYFNIEFTRCHKRTGFSTSPESPYTHWKQTVFYMEDYLTVKTGEEIFGTIGMRPNAKNNRDLDFTIDLDFKGQLCELSCSTDYRMR
- the PRMT1 gene encoding protein arginine N-methyltransferase 1 isoform X3 gives rise to the protein MVSCGQAESSEKPNAEDMTSKDYYFDSYAHFGIHEEMLKDEVRTLTYRNSMFHNRHLFKDKVVLDVGSGTGILCMFAAKAGARKVIGIECSSISDYAVKIVKANKLDHVVTIIKGKVEEVELPVEKVDIIISEWMGYCLFYESMLNTVLYARDKWLAPDGLIFPDRATLYVTAIEDRQYKDYKIHWWENVYGFDMSCIKDVAIKEPLVDVVDPKQLVTNACLIKEVDIYTVKVEDLTFTSPFCLQVKRNDYVHALVAYFNIEFTRCHKRTGFSTSPESPYTHWKQTVFYMEDYLTVKTGEEIFGTIGMRPNAKNNRDLDFTIDLDFKGQLCELSCSTDYRMR
- the PRMT1 gene encoding protein arginine N-methyltransferase 1 isoform X2; this encodes MAAAEAANCIMEVSCGQAESSEKPNAEDMTSKDYYFDSYAHFGIHEEMLKDEVRTLTYRNSMFHNRHLFKDKVVLDVGSGTGILCMFAAKAGARKVIGIECSSISDYAVKIVKANKLDHVVTIIKGKVEEVELPVEKVDIIISEWMGYCLFYESMLNTVLYARDKWLAPDGLIFPDRATLYVTAIEDRQYKDYKIHWWENVYGFDMSCIKDVAIKEPLVDVVDPKQLVTNACLIKEVDIYTVKVEDLTFTSPFCLQVKRNDYVHALVAYFNIEFTRCHKRTGFSTSPESPYTHWKQTVFYMEDYLTVKTGEEIFGTIGMRPNAKNNRDLDFTIDLDFKGQLCELSCSTDYRMR